The Alicyclobacillus vulcanalis genome includes a region encoding these proteins:
- the kdpF gene encoding K(+)-transporting ATPase subunit F, with product MWFLLVLSVAVMVYLVYVMFHPEKF from the coding sequence ATGTGGTTTTTGCTCGTGTTGTCCGTCGCGGTGATGGTGTATCTCGTCTATGTGATGTTTCACCCCGAGAAGTTCTGA
- the kdpA gene encoding potassium-transporting ATPase subunit KdpA — protein sequence MTASGIVAILLVVLALVACAWPLGGYLYRTFAGERVRPDAVMAPVERTIYRLIGVNPDVEMDWKAYLRAMMVSNLVMALFAYAVFRLQGALPLNPAHIPAMPPYLAFNTAASFITNTNWQNYAGEQSLSYLSQMIGITFLQFTSAATGLAAAMAFLRGLSRQKTDALGNFWVDLVKAHTRVLLPIAAVLALLLLVLGVPETLSGPAVVHTLAGSMQTIARGPVATLEAIKQLGTNGGGFFNANSAHPFEDPNVWTCILEIMGMGLIPTALVFTAGYFLRSRRLAWVLCTLLGAILLLGTYVVYAYEASGNPILAHALGVHGPNMEGKEVRFGLPLTSLFVATTTAYTTGAVNAMHDSLMPVSGMVPLLFMMFNLIFGGKGVGLLNILMFLIIAVFISGLMVGRTPEIFGKKIEAREMKLATAAMLVHPFVILVPTAIAMAMPSARASMGNPGLHGFTEVLYAFTSAAANNGSAFAGLNGNTPFYNIAIGLVMLFGRYVSIIAMLAIAGSLAGKARIPETSGTLKVDTFAFGYVFVAVFVIVGALTFFPYLALGPIGEQLQLA from the coding sequence GTGACAGCATCCGGCATTGTCGCCATCCTGCTCGTGGTGCTCGCGCTCGTTGCGTGCGCGTGGCCGCTTGGAGGTTATCTGTATCGAACCTTCGCGGGCGAACGGGTTCGGCCGGACGCCGTGATGGCGCCTGTCGAGCGCACCATCTACCGGCTCATCGGCGTCAATCCCGACGTCGAGATGGACTGGAAAGCGTACCTGCGCGCCATGATGGTGTCGAACCTCGTCATGGCGCTCTTCGCGTACGCCGTCTTCCGGCTCCAGGGGGCGCTTCCGCTCAACCCTGCGCATATTCCGGCGATGCCCCCATACCTCGCGTTCAATACGGCGGCGAGCTTTATCACGAACACCAACTGGCAGAACTACGCGGGCGAGCAGTCGCTGTCGTATTTGAGCCAGATGATCGGGATCACGTTCCTGCAATTCACGTCTGCCGCCACAGGGCTCGCCGCCGCCATGGCGTTTTTGCGCGGTCTGAGTCGCCAGAAGACGGACGCGCTCGGCAACTTCTGGGTCGATCTCGTCAAGGCGCACACCCGCGTCCTGCTGCCGATTGCCGCGGTGCTCGCGCTCCTGCTCTTGGTGCTCGGCGTCCCGGAGACGCTCTCGGGACCCGCGGTTGTGCACACCCTCGCTGGCAGCATGCAAACCATCGCCCGCGGTCCGGTCGCCACGCTCGAAGCTATTAAGCAGCTAGGGACCAACGGCGGTGGATTTTTCAACGCCAATTCGGCGCATCCCTTCGAAGATCCGAACGTGTGGACCTGCATTCTCGAAATCATGGGCATGGGCCTCATTCCCACCGCCCTCGTCTTCACCGCAGGCTATTTTCTCCGCAGCCGCCGCTTGGCTTGGGTGCTCTGCACGCTGCTCGGCGCCATCCTGCTTTTGGGCACGTACGTGGTCTACGCGTACGAGGCATCCGGCAACCCTATCCTGGCACATGCGCTCGGCGTGCACGGCCCCAACATGGAGGGCAAGGAGGTCCGCTTTGGCCTGCCGCTGACGAGTTTGTTTGTCGCCACGACCACCGCCTACACGACGGGCGCCGTCAACGCCATGCACGACAGCCTGATGCCCGTAAGCGGCATGGTGCCGCTTCTCTTCATGATGTTCAACCTGATCTTCGGCGGAAAGGGCGTTGGGCTGCTCAACATCCTGATGTTTCTCATCATCGCCGTTTTCATCTCCGGGCTCATGGTCGGAAGGACGCCAGAGATTTTCGGGAAGAAAATCGAGGCTCGCGAGATGAAGCTTGCCACCGCGGCGATGCTCGTCCATCCGTTTGTAATTCTCGTGCCAACGGCCATCGCCATGGCCATGCCATCTGCCCGGGCCTCGATGGGGAACCCCGGACTGCATGGCTTTACCGAGGTCTTGTACGCCTTCACGTCTGCCGCGGCCAACAACGGCTCCGCGTTCGCAGGGTTGAATGGCAACACGCCGTTTTACAACATCGCCATCGGGCTCGTGATGCTCTTTGGGCGCTACGTGTCGATCATCGCCATGCTCGCCATCGCAGGTTCGCTCGCCGGCAAGGCGCGCATTCCCGAGACGTCCGGGACGCTCAAGGTTGACACGTTTGCCTTCGGCTACGTGTTCGTCGCCGTCTTCGTCATTGTCGGCGCACTGACCTTCTTCCCGTACCTGGCGCTCGGCCCCATCGGCGAACAGCTGCAGCTCGCGTGA
- a CDS encoding S53 family peptidase, whose amino-acid sequence MRALAHLAIGAIASGVFAAPVAFASPVQERVVVASPDPRTRSVHADGEISPSQPMHLVITLRLRHEAQLEQLIRDLYTPGSPDAGHFLTPAAFNAAYAPTAEDVQAVVQGLRAYGLRVEPTVNPMVLTVSGRARDVERAFGVHELQFGRGAGAWYAPDGAATLPAPLAARVSAVVGLTSDAMERHLVLAHVAPAGGGYTPAQIQRAYDYTPLYSQYMGRGQVIAVVTSGSVLRSDLLAFDRAFGLPNPVVRQRVIDGSSTSPDDETTLDCEWAHAIAPTASLAVYEAAQPDAQSFIDAFAQVAADDGAHVVTTSWGAPESETDAATMQAEHQIFMQMAAQGQSVFAAAGDSGSSDGTSGTDVDYPSSDPYVTACGGTRLVLGAGAKRLQETAWADTGGGASSVYGEPWWQYGPGVPQTGYRQTCDVALNADPATGYDFIYEGQWEVAGGTSFVAPMMAATFALIDQARALEGKPPVGLADVGIYAMARNASYAPYAFHDITAGSNGAYSAGPGWDHPTGFGSIDAYYFLHGLD is encoded by the coding sequence ATGCGAGCGCTCGCACATTTGGCCATTGGCGCCATCGCGTCCGGCGTTTTCGCTGCACCTGTCGCTTTTGCCTCGCCGGTTCAGGAACGCGTGGTGGTGGCCTCGCCCGATCCGCGGACGCGTAGCGTTCACGCGGATGGCGAAATTTCACCGTCGCAGCCGATGCACTTGGTCATTACGCTTCGCCTGCGCCACGAGGCGCAGCTCGAGCAGCTGATTCGAGACCTGTACACGCCGGGATCGCCCGATGCAGGTCACTTCTTGACGCCCGCGGCGTTTAACGCGGCGTATGCACCGACGGCTGAGGACGTGCAGGCCGTGGTCCAGGGGCTGCGCGCATACGGCCTCCGCGTTGAGCCGACGGTAAATCCCATGGTGCTGACCGTGAGTGGACGGGCCCGCGACGTCGAGCGAGCGTTTGGCGTGCATGAGCTCCAATTTGGGCGCGGAGCTGGCGCATGGTACGCCCCGGATGGTGCGGCCACGCTGCCTGCACCGCTCGCCGCGCGCGTGTCGGCCGTGGTAGGCCTGACGAGCGACGCGATGGAGCGCCACCTCGTCCTGGCGCACGTCGCGCCGGCAGGAGGTGGCTACACGCCCGCGCAAATTCAGCGCGCCTACGACTATACGCCGCTCTACAGCCAATACATGGGGCGCGGACAGGTCATTGCGGTGGTGACTTCCGGCTCGGTGCTCCGCTCCGACCTGCTCGCGTTCGATCGCGCCTTCGGGCTTCCGAATCCGGTGGTGCGCCAGCGGGTGATCGACGGATCGTCCACGTCTCCCGACGACGAGACCACCCTCGACTGCGAGTGGGCGCATGCCATCGCGCCGACGGCATCGCTCGCCGTGTACGAGGCCGCTCAACCGGACGCGCAGTCGTTCATCGATGCGTTTGCCCAGGTGGCGGCGGACGATGGCGCGCATGTGGTCACGACGAGTTGGGGAGCGCCCGAGTCGGAGACCGACGCGGCGACCATGCAGGCGGAGCACCAGATCTTCATGCAGATGGCCGCCCAGGGGCAGAGCGTGTTCGCCGCGGCGGGCGACAGCGGATCGTCGGACGGAACAAGCGGGACGGACGTCGACTATCCGTCGTCGGATCCGTATGTCACCGCGTGTGGCGGGACGAGGCTCGTTCTTGGTGCGGGTGCAAAGCGGCTGCAGGAGACGGCGTGGGCCGACACGGGCGGCGGCGCGAGCTCGGTGTACGGAGAGCCGTGGTGGCAATATGGCCCGGGCGTGCCGCAGACGGGCTATCGGCAGACGTGCGACGTCGCCCTGAACGCCGATCCGGCCACGGGCTACGATTTCATCTATGAGGGTCAGTGGGAGGTGGCCGGGGGGACGAGCTTTGTCGCGCCGATGATGGCCGCGACGTTTGCGCTCATCGACCAAGCGCGTGCCCTCGAAGGTAAGCCACCCGTTGGGCTCGCAGACGTCGGCATCTATGCGATGGCGCGCAACGCGTCCTACGCGCCGTACGCATTCCACGACATCACGGCCGGATCGAACGGCGCGTACAGCGCGGGCCCGGGATGGGATCATCCAACCGGCTTTGGTTCCATCGACGCGTACTACTTTTTGCACGGGCTCGACTGA
- a CDS encoding GtrA family protein: protein MVYAVRVVYRYVRRYFKFLLVGVMNAAVDLGVLNALLVAFPTRSPLALMAYNTLGVMAAICNSYLWNRFWTFGDIATGSRQEKMKFALQSLINLVLNDAILVGANDYLVTHRGLPYMLGSNLAKGGAMFVSSSASYVFMRMFVFKRNVRPVERHRH, encoded by the coding sequence ATGGTGTACGCGGTGCGCGTCGTCTACCGCTATGTGCGGCGCTACTTCAAGTTTCTGCTCGTCGGCGTGATGAACGCGGCCGTCGATCTCGGCGTGCTAAATGCGCTCCTCGTGGCGTTTCCAACCCGTTCACCGCTGGCGCTGATGGCTTACAACACGTTGGGTGTGATGGCGGCCATCTGCAACAGCTATTTATGGAATCGATTCTGGACCTTTGGTGACATCGCGACGGGATCGCGCCAAGAGAAAATGAAGTTTGCGCTTCAGTCGCTGATCAACCTGGTGCTGAACGACGCGATTCTGGTGGGCGCAAACGATTATCTCGTGACGCACCGAGGGCTCCCCTACATGCTCGGCAGCAACCTTGCCAAGGGCGGTGCGATGTTCGTTTCGTCTTCCGCGTCGTACGTCTTCATGCGCATGTTCGTGTTCAAACGGAATGTGCGCCCGGTGGAGCGCCATCGGCACTAG
- a CDS encoding response regulator, with protein sequence MSGAKILVVDDERAILKLMQIALRGHGYEVLEASTGEEALVIASTKRPDLAVIDWGLPDIEGVEVLRRLREWSQMPVIMLTVRDAETDKIAALDAGADDYVVKPFGMGELLARIRVALRHAARVEDEPVIEAAGLSIHLAERRVELYGEAVKLTPIEYDLLKLLAQNAGKVVTQRQLLRQVWGDVDPDNAAHYLRVYIGHLRKKLEDDPSRPWRIVTEPGVGYRLAVEPPEKT encoded by the coding sequence TTGAGCGGAGCGAAAATTCTCGTCGTGGACGATGAACGCGCGATTCTGAAGCTCATGCAGATCGCGCTCAGGGGACACGGATATGAGGTCCTCGAAGCGTCGACTGGCGAGGAGGCGCTGGTCATCGCCAGCACGAAGCGGCCCGATCTCGCCGTGATCGACTGGGGCCTGCCGGACATCGAGGGCGTCGAGGTTCTCCGCCGACTGCGCGAGTGGTCGCAGATGCCCGTCATCATGCTGACGGTGCGCGACGCCGAGACCGACAAGATTGCGGCGCTCGACGCAGGGGCAGACGATTACGTCGTCAAACCGTTCGGGATGGGCGAGCTCCTCGCCCGCATCCGCGTCGCACTCCGGCACGCCGCGCGCGTCGAGGACGAGCCCGTCATCGAAGCCGCGGGCCTCTCCATCCACTTGGCTGAGCGGCGCGTCGAGCTGTACGGCGAGGCGGTCAAACTCACGCCCATCGAGTACGATCTGCTGAAACTCTTGGCGCAAAACGCAGGCAAAGTCGTGACGCAGCGCCAGCTCCTGCGCCAGGTGTGGGGCGACGTCGATCCCGACAACGCCGCCCACTACCTGCGCGTCTACATCGGCCACCTGCGCAAGAAACTGGAGGACGATCCATCCCGCCCTTGGCGCATCGTGACCGAGCCGGGTGTGGGCTACCGACTCGCGGTGGAGCCCCCGGAGAAAACGTGA
- a CDS encoding 5-methyltetrahydropteroyltriglutamate--homocysteine S-methyltransferase, with amino-acid sequence MSRVNLGHNPPFRADQVGSLLRPEPVKEARRRFFAGEIDRDALTAVENESIRKIVDKQKEIGLAAVTDGELRRSWWHFDFLEHLEGVEGYEPREGGIQFHNVTTRPRAIRVVGKLGFPKDHPMLAHFRFLLDAAGEHMAKMTIPSPSMLHFRGELQNGVYADEDELFHDLALAYQDAIRAFYAAGCRYLQLDDTAWAYLCSEEQKQQMIAKGRDPKRLESKYAETINKALEAKPADMTITMHICRGNFRSTWISSGGYEPVAETLFQKLDIDGFFLEYDTERAGGFEPLRFVKRKTLSIVLGLITSKHGALEDKDEVKRRIDEASRYVPLEQLCLSPQCGFASTEEGNLLTEEEQWAKLRHVVEIAHEVWG; translated from the coding sequence ATGTCACGCGTGAATCTGGGCCATAACCCCCCGTTTCGGGCGGATCAGGTGGGGAGCCTGCTGCGCCCCGAGCCGGTGAAAGAGGCGCGACGGCGCTTTTTCGCTGGCGAGATCGACCGCGATGCCTTGACGGCCGTGGAAAACGAATCCATCCGTAAGATTGTGGACAAGCAAAAGGAAATTGGCCTTGCGGCCGTGACGGACGGCGAGTTGCGCAGGTCGTGGTGGCACTTCGACTTCCTGGAACACCTCGAAGGCGTGGAAGGGTACGAACCGCGCGAGGGAGGTATTCAGTTTCACAATGTCACCACGCGCCCACGCGCCATCCGCGTGGTGGGAAAGCTCGGCTTCCCCAAGGATCATCCGATGCTTGCGCACTTCCGCTTCCTGCTGGACGCCGCGGGCGAACACATGGCGAAGATGACCATCCCGAGCCCCAGCATGCTTCATTTCCGCGGCGAACTTCAAAACGGCGTCTACGCGGATGAGGATGAGCTGTTTCACGATCTCGCCCTGGCCTATCAGGACGCCATCCGCGCCTTTTACGCGGCAGGCTGTCGCTACTTGCAGCTCGACGACACGGCCTGGGCGTACCTGTGCTCCGAGGAACAAAAGCAGCAGATGATCGCCAAGGGGCGCGATCCGAAGCGCCTGGAGTCCAAATACGCAGAGACCATCAACAAGGCACTCGAGGCGAAACCCGCGGACATGACCATCACCATGCACATCTGCCGCGGAAACTTCCGTTCGACCTGGATTTCATCGGGAGGGTATGAACCCGTCGCCGAGACGCTGTTTCAGAAGCTCGACATCGACGGTTTCTTCCTCGAATACGATACAGAACGAGCAGGCGGGTTTGAGCCGCTGCGTTTTGTGAAGCGCAAGACGCTCTCCATCGTCCTGGGGCTCATCACAAGCAAACATGGAGCGCTTGAAGACAAGGACGAGGTGAAGCGGCGAATCGACGAAGCGAGCCGCTACGTCCCGCTTGAGCAGCTTTGCCTCAGCCCGCAGTGCGGTTTCGCGTCCACCGAAGAAGGCAACCTGTTGACCGAGGAGGAACAGTGGGCAAAACTTCGTCACGTCGTCGAAATCGCGCACGAAGTATGGGGATGA
- a CDS encoding DUF4118 domain-containing protein: MHKNRWQRVIRGLPFWRENVCGPRRTEWMRVRFTPKWQILRSTWPTWWQEGRPGELATPRPGRAVQAYAAVCGMDALLTGLVFLLDFHYDRVNIAMLYLIPVVIAAAVYGLWPGVFAACLGLMSFDFFFVPPIFSYAVSDLRFLVSFAVFLVVAITTAGLASTMRRRAEEASQRARIAQTLFRMSRALTAAMDEAHVVQTALEQVRELWQTHAYIALKRPTGFDLRALPGDEADPVIDRQVLDWVLRHGDLASFGSKAHGQAAFLYVPIRAQDEVYGAFVVGEPGQFRLATRGEIVDILRAMANLVAIALSRIASEERARLADVAAESERVRTAILNSISHELRTPITTMLGASEALMDPKASLDPADRRELVLTLRNSALRMNRLVANLIGMARIEGGLLVLNRRPSDLADLIRGALREVSELTADHPVRVQAPDPSPIAEVDEALFQQALVNLLSNAAKYSPPGAPIDVLVTAQGTEATVEVRDYGMGIPEDEVDRVFDKFYRGRSVQSLPGTGLGLAIVRAVVEAHGWKIEVKRMHPGTAFRIRLEAREAPKEAEHR; this comes from the coding sequence ATGCATAAAAATCGTTGGCAACGGGTCATCCGCGGGTTACCCTTCTGGAGAGAGAACGTCTGCGGCCCGCGCCGCACGGAGTGGATGCGTGTGCGATTCACCCCCAAATGGCAGATCCTGCGCTCGACATGGCCCACGTGGTGGCAGGAAGGGCGCCCCGGCGAGCTGGCCACGCCGCGGCCCGGCCGCGCCGTCCAGGCGTATGCCGCCGTGTGCGGCATGGACGCCCTCCTCACCGGCCTCGTGTTTTTGCTCGACTTTCACTACGATCGCGTCAATATCGCCATGCTCTACCTGATCCCTGTCGTGATCGCCGCGGCCGTGTACGGCCTGTGGCCCGGCGTGTTTGCGGCCTGCTTGGGACTCATGTCGTTCGATTTCTTCTTCGTGCCCCCTATCTTCAGCTACGCCGTGAGCGATCTGCGCTTCCTCGTGTCGTTCGCGGTTTTTCTCGTGGTGGCCATCACCACGGCGGGGCTCGCGTCCACCATGCGGCGAAGAGCCGAAGAGGCAAGCCAGCGCGCCCGCATTGCGCAGACGCTGTTTCGCATGAGCCGCGCCCTGACGGCCGCGATGGACGAGGCGCACGTCGTGCAAACGGCGCTGGAGCAGGTGCGAGAACTGTGGCAAACGCACGCCTACATCGCCCTCAAGCGCCCGACGGGCTTTGACCTTCGAGCTCTCCCCGGTGACGAGGCCGACCCCGTGATTGACCGGCAGGTCCTCGACTGGGTGTTGCGCCACGGCGATCTCGCCAGCTTCGGGTCCAAAGCCCATGGCCAGGCGGCGTTTCTCTATGTGCCCATTCGCGCGCAGGACGAGGTGTACGGCGCTTTCGTCGTCGGCGAGCCCGGGCAGTTTCGGCTCGCCACGCGCGGCGAGATCGTCGATATTCTTCGGGCCATGGCCAACTTGGTGGCCATCGCCCTCAGCCGAATCGCGTCCGAGGAGCGCGCCCGGCTCGCCGACGTCGCGGCGGAGTCGGAGCGCGTTCGAACGGCCATCCTGAACTCCATCTCGCACGAGCTGCGCACCCCCATCACCACCATGCTCGGCGCGTCAGAAGCCCTCATGGATCCAAAGGCGTCGCTCGATCCGGCCGATAGGCGCGAGCTCGTGCTGACCCTCCGCAACAGCGCCCTCCGCATGAACCGCCTGGTCGCGAATCTCATCGGCATGGCGCGCATCGAAGGCGGTCTGCTTGTGCTCAACCGGCGCCCGTCCGATCTCGCCGACCTCATCCGCGGCGCCCTGCGCGAAGTGTCCGAACTGACCGCCGACCACCCCGTCCGCGTGCAGGCACCTGACCCATCGCCCATCGCCGAGGTGGACGAGGCACTGTTTCAACAGGCGCTGGTCAATCTTTTGTCGAACGCCGCCAAATACTCGCCGCCCGGCGCCCCGATTGACGTCCTCGTGACGGCTCAGGGAACGGAGGCGACCGTGGAGGTCCGTGACTACGGCATGGGCATCCCGGAAGACGAAGTCGACCGCGTATTCGACAAGTTTTATCGCGGCCGATCGGTGCAGAGTTTGCCCGGGACCGGCCTCGGCCTCGCCATCGTGCGGGCCGTCGTCGAGGCTCACGGTTGGAAGATTGAGGTGAAGCGGATGCATCCCGGCACCGCGTTTCGCATACGGCTTGAGGCGCGCGAAGCGCCAAAGGAGGCGGAACATCGTTGA
- a CDS encoding MFS transporter codes for MDEAIHLVHNYGTSPVSHCLRRDALEGAVHVCGHHTPAATGDDMNHEDTVMDTQAGSPGRLSNNYSFWLILTGTTISSFGDTFNTVAITLWVLMTTKSPAAMSVVLAVRMMVSVALGTVAGTVVDRVDRRKLMVMFDFIQSMIVGMLIYLILSKAPFWELLVLLALLSAASQFRDPAFSASLIHIVGEQGLPRASSALQVAIMLSRVLGPVLGGSIVSWFGISAALIGDAISFAVSALFVLAAKPFPNPHIETAKKSKFLKDLVNGVVFVSKNAIASYITIFAFCLNFFSYGATLLIPTIAVLTWKTTPTELGTIQGAFPLGFAAGSGVLMALGHHIRKRWAWMGLATILAGLLMGSVSLVHKPMLALPFIFLTGFAFAFVSILITVAIRTLVAPDLQGRVLGTLDSVGNLATPLAMVLAGLWSDKSGAPVVLMVVGLGTMAIGALSICVRRMRTFD; via the coding sequence ATGGATGAAGCCATCCATCTCGTCCACAATTATGGAACATCCCCTGTTAGCCATTGTCTTCGCCGTGATGCTCTTGAGGGGGCAGTCCATGTTTGCGGACACCACACTCCCGCCGCAACAGGTGATGATATGAATCATGAAGATACCGTCATGGATACGCAGGCTGGCTCACCTGGACGACTTTCGAACAACTACAGCTTTTGGCTCATCTTGACCGGAACAACCATTTCTTCTTTTGGGGATACCTTCAATACCGTTGCCATCACCCTGTGGGTCCTCATGACCACGAAAAGCCCAGCCGCCATGTCCGTCGTCTTAGCTGTACGCATGATGGTGTCTGTTGCGCTTGGCACTGTTGCCGGTACGGTTGTGGACAGAGTGGACCGGCGCAAATTGATGGTGATGTTTGATTTCATTCAGTCCATGATCGTAGGGATGCTCATCTACCTCATCCTATCCAAAGCGCCTTTTTGGGAGCTCCTTGTTTTGCTGGCACTGCTCTCTGCCGCTTCTCAGTTTCGCGATCCCGCTTTTTCTGCCTCCTTAATTCACATCGTTGGAGAGCAAGGTCTGCCTCGGGCAAGCAGCGCTTTACAGGTGGCAATCATGTTATCGCGAGTGCTAGGGCCCGTTTTAGGGGGGAGTATCGTTTCCTGGTTCGGTATTTCAGCTGCATTGATTGGGGATGCGATAAGTTTTGCAGTTTCAGCGCTGTTTGTGCTTGCTGCCAAACCTTTTCCCAACCCTCATATAGAAACGGCCAAAAAATCAAAGTTCCTCAAGGATTTAGTGAACGGCGTTGTCTTCGTGTCCAAAAATGCTATCGCAAGTTACATTACAATTTTCGCCTTCTGCTTAAACTTTTTCTCATATGGAGCCACATTACTGATTCCAACGATTGCGGTCTTAACCTGGAAAACGACCCCGACCGAGTTGGGCACGATTCAAGGAGCATTCCCACTCGGATTTGCGGCGGGATCCGGCGTGCTCATGGCTCTAGGTCATCACATACGAAAACGCTGGGCTTGGATGGGCCTCGCCACAATATTAGCGGGTCTCCTGATGGGATCGGTGTCCTTGGTGCATAAGCCCATGCTTGCTTTACCCTTTATCTTTCTAACCGGCTTCGCGTTTGCGTTCGTGAGCATTCTCATTACGGTGGCCATACGGACACTTGTAGCCCCGGATCTCCAAGGACGTGTGCTTGGAACTTTGGATTCCGTCGGAAACTTAGCCACGCCGCTGGCGATGGTACTCGCAGGACTTTGGTCTGACAAGTCAGGCGCGCCTGTTGTGCTGATGGTTGTTGGCCTTGGCACGATGGCCATCGGGGCACTTAGCATTTGCGTACGACGCATGAGAACGTTTGACTGA